The Deltaproteobacteria bacterium nucleotide sequence CCTCTTCGTTTACTAAATTGTGCGCAGTCTTGCCATACATTTTTTTCAAAATGAGATTTTTTCTTTGATTGCATCGGCCATGTGCGGGAAATATATTACAGGGGGCGAATTTCGCGTATATCTACTTTACCGGCAAGGGCCTCTTCGATCCGTTTTCTGAGGTCTACAGTAAACCGGAGGCATATCCCGCAGTCTGAACTGATATGACGGGGAACGGGAATGAGCTTGTGGGAAATCCCCATTTCCTTGAGAATCATCTCCGACCGCAAGGCATGGTGGACGGAGTCGAACATGATGACGTGGTACTCCTCAATATCCGTCATGGAACGACCAGCCTCCCCGCACCGGCCATGGTTGATGCGATATCGTACATGTTGGAGATAACCCCGACGCTGAGATCTTTGGTGATGCCAAAATAATTCAAACAGGTGCCGCAGACGAGAATGGACACACCGGCGGCCTCGATTTTTTTGAGATCGTCAAGGACTTCTGACTCTTTCACTGTCAGCCTCACGCCGGTGTTGTAGAAAATAACCGTTTGCGGAAGGGGCTCCAGCGACAGCATGGTATGGATAAAACTCCTGATGAGGACATATCCCAATTCGTCATCTCCACGTCCCATGCGATCGGAAGATATCACAATAACCAGGG carries:
- a CDS encoding DUF3343 domain-containing protein, yielding MTDIEEYHVIMFDSVHHALRSEMILKEMGISHKLIPVPRHISSDCGICLRFTVDLRKRIEEALAGKVDIREIRPL
- the yedF gene encoding sulfurtransferase-like selenium metabolism protein YedF is translated as MIQIIDAKGLACPQPVLLTKKALEQENKVTVVVDNEPAVENIRRLGTTMGCTLQTEKKEDGTFLIHLSREAGKGTAAPLNVSCATGPLVIVISSDRMGRGDDELGYVLIRSFIHTMLSLEPLPQTVIFYNTGVRLTVKESEVLDDLKKIEAAGVSILVCGTCLNYFGITKDLSVGVISNMYDIASTMAGAGRLVVP